The following are encoded together in the Pirellulales bacterium genome:
- the kdsA gene encoding 3-deoxy-8-phosphooctulonate synthase, whose translation MGTRRAICLWNWKLFRRGCDCSFPPRPGRTLFYKPTDGASIQEESNVPQNPASIGPYRCGPGQRLLVIAGPCVLENDELSLRIATRLRELADELPIQLVFKGSFDKANRTSASAFRGLGMDEGLKMLARVKHATGLPVTTDIHESYQAAPVAEVCDLLQIPAFLARQTDLLVAAGKTGRPVNVKKAQFLAPWDMKNVVSKLESVGCQNILLCERGTFFGYGRLVNDMRAIPQMRELGTPVIFDATHSVQEPGGLGTATGGNRAMVEPLARAATALGVDGLFFETHPDPDRSPSDGPNMIPLDQFPGVLRRLLQIRETIEALRD comes from the coding sequence ATGGGGACGCGGCGGGCTATTTGCCTTTGGAATTGGAAATTATTCCGGCGCGGATGCGATTGCTCGTTCCCCCCTCGACCAGGCCGAACGCTGTTTTATAAGCCGACGGACGGCGCATCCATTCAGGAGGAATCGAACGTGCCTCAAAACCCCGCCTCGATTGGCCCCTACCGCTGCGGCCCAGGTCAGCGACTGCTCGTCATCGCCGGACCCTGCGTCCTCGAGAATGACGAGCTCTCGCTGCGCATCGCGACGCGGCTGCGCGAGTTGGCCGACGAGCTGCCGATCCAACTCGTCTTCAAAGGTTCGTTCGACAAGGCCAATCGAACCAGCGCCAGCGCCTTTCGCGGACTCGGCATGGACGAAGGGCTGAAGATGCTCGCTCGCGTCAAGCATGCGACGGGCCTGCCCGTTACCACCGATATTCACGAGTCTTACCAGGCGGCGCCGGTGGCCGAGGTTTGCGATCTGCTACAGATCCCGGCCTTTCTGGCGCGGCAAACCGACCTGCTCGTGGCCGCCGGGAAAACCGGGCGCCCCGTGAATGTGAAGAAGGCCCAGTTTCTCGCCCCCTGGGACATGAAGAACGTCGTCTCGAAGCTCGAATCGGTCGGCTGCCAGAACATCCTGCTCTGCGAACGCGGCACGTTCTTCGGCTATGGTCGGCTGGTCAACGACATGCGTGCCATTCCGCAGATGCGTGAGCTCGGCACGCCCGTCATCTTCGACGCCACGCACAGCGTGCAGGAGCCGGGGGGACTCGGTACGGCGACCGGGGGCAATCGCGCCATGGTCGAGCCGCTGGCCCGCGCCGCCACGGCGCTGGGCGTTGATGGGCTCTTCTTTGAAACTCATCCCGATCCAGATCGATCACCCAGCGACGGTCCGAACATGATCCCGCTCGATCAATTCCCCGGCGTCTTGCGGCGCTTGTTGCAGATTCGCGAAACGATAGAGGCACTCCGTGATTGA
- a CDS encoding PQQ-like beta-propeller repeat protein, giving the protein MSTSWAVEPTVANWPTFRGANRSAVAPDRDLLDAWPEGGPKLLWQTSGAGRGYSSLAVANGRVYTLGDNIPGAEDQDEYLTCFDEADGKLLWKLKAGPPWNEGKPTWQGSRSTPTVDGDRVYFLTPHGVLVGADTDGNEIWRKDLRNDFGGVKADNWGYGESVLIDGEKLVCTPGGPTNTMVALDKNNGETIWTMIRPEDRGAGHASIVVAEIEGTRIYVQATGSGPMGVRADDGKLLWKFDIEQTTAVIPTPIVRDELVFFVAGYGRGGALLKQVPADDGAIDVEVVYPLKTELGNKHGGVVLVGDYLYGDSEDRGIPYCAELLTGEVKWKSRGAGRESASVAAADGHLYIHYANGTMTLVEASPEELKETGVFEVPGSGDNPGWAHPVITGGKLYLREGDVIVCYDVRQ; this is encoded by the coding sequence ATGTCGACGTCGTGGGCCGTCGAGCCGACAGTGGCCAACTGGCCGACCTTCCGCGGCGCCAACCGTTCGGCGGTGGCCCCCGATCGAGATCTGCTCGATGCGTGGCCCGAAGGGGGACCGAAGTTGTTGTGGCAGACCTCGGGGGCCGGACGCGGCTATTCGAGCCTGGCCGTGGCGAACGGTCGCGTCTACACACTGGGAGACAACATTCCCGGGGCCGAGGATCAGGACGAGTACCTCACTTGCTTCGACGAGGCCGACGGCAAGCTGCTTTGGAAGTTGAAGGCGGGGCCACCCTGGAACGAAGGCAAACCCACGTGGCAGGGGTCGCGCAGCACGCCGACCGTGGATGGCGATCGCGTCTACTTCCTCACGCCGCATGGCGTCCTGGTCGGCGCGGACACTGATGGGAATGAAATCTGGCGCAAAGATCTGCGCAACGACTTTGGCGGCGTGAAGGCCGACAACTGGGGCTACGGCGAATCGGTGCTCATCGATGGCGAGAAGCTGGTCTGCACGCCGGGGGGACCGACCAACACGATGGTCGCGCTCGACAAGAACAACGGCGAAACGATCTGGACGATGATCCGGCCCGAGGACCGCGGGGCGGGGCACGCCTCGATCGTCGTGGCCGAGATCGAAGGGACGCGCATCTACGTGCAAGCGACCGGCAGCGGACCGATGGGCGTGCGCGCCGACGATGGCAAGTTGCTATGGAAGTTCGACATTGAACAGACGACCGCCGTCATTCCCACGCCGATCGTGCGCGACGAACTGGTCTTCTTCGTGGCCGGCTATGGCCGGGGTGGCGCGCTGTTGAAGCAGGTGCCGGCCGACGACGGCGCGATCGACGTCGAAGTCGTCTATCCGCTCAAGACCGAGTTGGGGAACAAGCACGGTGGAGTGGTGCTGGTGGGGGACTATCTCTACGGTGATTCAGAAGATCGGGGCATTCCCTATTGCGCCGAACTATTGACGGGCGAGGTGAAGTGGAAGTCGCGCGGCGCGGGAAGAGAATCGGCCTCGGTGGCGGCGGCCGACGGCCATCTCTACATCCATTACGCCAATGGGACCATGACCCTGGTCGAGGCCTCGCCCGAGGAATTGAAAGAGACGGGCGTGTTCGAAGTGCCGGGCAGCGGCGATAACCCCGGCTGGGCGCACCCGGTCATCACCGGCGGCAAGCTTTACCTGCGCGAAGGGGACGTGATCGTCTGCTACGACGTGCGTCAGTAA
- a CDS encoding molybdopterin-binding protein, translated as MKVSARNQLQGTVQSIEPGAVNSKVIVELPGGLQIVSVITKESVDNLELAVGKPVYAVIKASDVMLAVD; from the coding sequence ATGAAAGTCAGCGCACGCAATCAGCTCCAGGGCACCGTTCAATCGATCGAGCCGGGCGCCGTCAACTCGAAGGTCATCGTCGAGTTGCCCGGTGGTTTGCAAATCGTCTCGGTGATCACCAAGGAATCGGTCGACAACCTCGAGTTGGCTGTCGGCAAACCGGTGTACGCCGTGATCAAGGCATCGGACGTGATGCTGGCCGTCGACTGA
- a CDS encoding winged helix-turn-helix domain-containing protein, translated as MAKRNKWSCGMRIWLENDGEVVLGRGRVALLEAIDEHHSIRQAAASVGMSYRRAWLLVKSMNDAAPQPVVEASTGGAKGGGTRLTPYGRSTVEIYRQLDAAVRQTTERFLKSL; from the coding sequence ATGGCCAAACGCAACAAGTGGTCGTGTGGCATGCGCATCTGGCTCGAGAACGACGGCGAAGTCGTCCTCGGCCGCGGTCGCGTTGCGCTGCTCGAAGCCATCGACGAGCACCACAGCATTCGCCAGGCGGCCGCCAGCGTCGGCATGTCATACCGGCGGGCCTGGCTGTTGGTCAAAAGCATGAACGACGCCGCGCCGCAGCCGGTCGTCGAGGCCTCGACCGGCGGCGCCAAAGGTGGCGGAACGCGGCTCACGCCCTACGGACGCTCGACCGTCGAGATCTATCGCCAGCTCGACGCCGCCGTGCGCCAAACCACGGAGCGATTCCTGAAATCGCTCTAA